In the Sphingomonas sp. LM7 genome, one interval contains:
- a CDS encoding TonB-dependent receptor, which yields MLRTLLLATAAFIALPAHAEEKPAPDAAANAPADAPVADSQDSDHDQPNQEIVVTGTRARATADVLGGTAILAAEELTREMRPTIGETLASQPGVSATSFGPNASRPVLRGFTGDRARLLIDGIGSIDVSNTSADHAAIINPLTADRIEVLRGPSALLFSPSSIGGVVNVIDSRIPRRLPESPLHADGIATYGSASDERSVAGTLDVPVAGKLVVHADGSYTKTGDLRGGGYVLTPALRAQAAASVDPDIQELADLKGEIPNTAARTWDIAGGAAIVDDRGSLGFSVSRYDSLYGVPIRYSLDPSVEAEAVRLHAKQTRLDVRGDILTESAGIHQIRLRLAAADYRHSEIEDTGEVGTTFYSQGLEGRLELVQETHGEWEGVTGGQFSTRNTRIVGEEKFLPRTESNQYGLFTLQSLDFGALKAEAALRYEHSALRAQADADIGNPLLDRSFDSLSASLGASYALADHLRLGINVSRSERAPTQEELFANGPHAGTQAYEIGNPDFSTEKAWGVEGTLKGSGDGWSLSAAAYYNWFTDYIYDAPTGAVEDDLPVFQYNQADARYYGFEVQGSVRLAQLGGFAINADALADYVHAELVDQGPVPRIPPLRLLGGLEAQSDAITGRVEVEHSFAQDRITTFETPTEDFTLVNASISWKPLGAGSGTSLTLSANNLFDVEARRHASVLKDYAPLAGRDLRATLRVQL from the coding sequence ATGCTGCGTACCCTGTTGCTCGCCACCGCCGCCTTCATCGCCCTGCCGGCCCATGCCGAAGAAAAGCCGGCGCCCGACGCTGCCGCCAACGCCCCGGCCGATGCGCCCGTGGCCGATAGCCAGGATAGCGATCACGACCAGCCCAACCAGGAAATCGTCGTCACCGGCACGCGCGCCCGCGCCACCGCCGATGTGCTCGGCGGCACCGCGATCCTCGCAGCCGAGGAACTGACGCGCGAGATGCGCCCGACGATCGGCGAGACGCTGGCGTCGCAGCCCGGCGTTTCGGCGACGTCGTTCGGCCCCAATGCGTCGCGGCCGGTGCTGCGCGGCTTCACCGGCGATCGCGCACGGCTGCTGATCGACGGCATCGGCAGCATCGACGTGTCGAACACTTCGGCCGATCACGCCGCGATCATCAACCCGCTCACTGCCGACCGCATCGAAGTGCTGCGCGGTCCCTCGGCGCTGCTGTTCAGCCCCTCCTCGATCGGTGGCGTGGTCAACGTCATCGACAGCCGCATCCCGCGCCGCCTGCCCGAGAGCCCGCTCCATGCCGACGGCATCGCGACCTATGGCAGCGCGTCGGACGAACGCTCGGTCGCGGGCACGCTCGACGTGCCGGTGGCGGGCAAGCTCGTCGTCCACGCCGATGGCAGCTATACCAAGACCGGCGACCTGCGCGGCGGCGGCTATGTCCTGACCCCCGCGCTGCGCGCCCAGGCCGCCGCGAGTGTCGATCCCGACATCCAGGAGCTCGCCGACCTCAAGGGTGAGATCCCCAACACCGCGGCACGCACCTGGGACATCGCCGGTGGCGCGGCGATCGTCGACGATCGCGGCAGCCTCGGCTTTTCGGTCTCGCGCTACGACAGCCTCTACGGCGTGCCGATCCGCTATTCGCTCGATCCCTCGGTCGAGGCCGAGGCCGTCCGCCTTCACGCCAAGCAGACCCGGCTAGACGTGCGCGGCGACATCCTCACGGAAAGCGCCGGCATCCACCAGATCCGCCTTCGCCTCGCCGCCGCCGACTATCGCCACAGCGAGATCGAGGACACCGGCGAAGTCGGGACGACTTTCTACAGCCAGGGCCTCGAAGGCCGGCTCGAACTGGTCCAGGAAACGCACGGCGAATGGGAGGGCGTCACCGGCGGCCAGTTCTCGACGCGCAACACCCGCATCGTCGGCGAAGAGAAGTTCCTGCCGCGCACCGAGAGCAACCAATATGGCCTGTTCACCCTCCAGTCGCTCGATTTCGGCGCGCTGAAGGCCGAAGCGGCGCTGCGCTACGAGCATAGCGCTCTGCGCGCGCAGGCCGATGCCGATATCGGCAACCCGCTGCTCGACCGCAGCTTCGACAGCCTTTCGGCATCGCTCGGCGCCAGCTACGCGCTCGCCGATCACCTCCGCCTCGGCATCAATGTCTCGCGCAGCGAACGCGCGCCGACGCAGGAAGAGCTGTTCGCCAACGGCCCGCATGCAGGCACCCAGGCCTATGAGATCGGCAATCCCGATTTCTCCACCGAGAAAGCCTGGGGGGTCGAAGGCACGCTCAAGGGCTCGGGCGATGGCTGGAGCCTGTCGGCTGCGGCCTATTACAACTGGTTCACCGACTATATCTACGATGCGCCCACCGGCGCGGTCGAGGACGATCTGCCGGTCTTCCAGTACAACCAGGCCGATGCCCGCTATTACGGCTTCGAGGTCCAGGGTTCGGTGCGTCTTGCCCAGCTCGGCGGCTTCGCAATCAACGCCGATGCGCTCGCCGACTATGTCCATGCCGAGCTGGTCGATCAGGGCCCGGTCCCGCGCATCCCGCCGCTCCGCCTGTTGGGCGGGCTCGAGGCGCAGTCCGATGCCATCACCGGCCGCGTCGAAGTCGAGCACAGCTTCGCGCAGGACCGCATCACCACCTTCGAAACCCCGACCGAGGATTTCACCCTGGTCAACGCCTCGATCTCGTGGAAGCCGCTCGGCGCGGGCTCGGGCACCAGCCTGACGCTCTCGGCGAACAACCTCTTCGATGTCGAGGCACGCCGCCATGCCAGCGTGCTCAAGGACTATGCCCCGCTCGCCGGCCGCGACCTGCGCGCGACGCTGCGGGTGCAACTCTAA
- a CDS encoding alginate export family protein, with protein sequence MPRPTTRLAIGVSLLALTAVPAAAQTFTPISTGVAPRGDEIVVVAAYNGPNNDVRVTKQDVPVQPGTPPSEASQERAPANPATRTYPRQADGHGVKLGGYNLSRWAEDWRQMRNPKKRDDFLDRLKYLPIDSKGDIYLTLSGEVRIRADYYSNPGMVDSEYRVEDKLRLVGGADLHVGPLRFYGELAHGGLAGHNYGVPTAKFRDDLFAQQFFGEIGGTIGPVTLGARYGRQEFTDGSSTLVQQKDNNSIRTVEQGLRGWAQLSDLRVDLFDFEHVKLGIEGLSDDIADPQTRFSGVTAGVVLRDDKTHKLFLDPFVWRERNDKQRWGSVTAREVRHYYGARFWGSYDDLTLDWTVAHQSGDFAGRAVSAWSAAFAQTYVVGKKGWMPKVGVHFDYGSGGGSFGTGTIHAARAVTAGSVAYSYQGALMTTNLFQASPNFTVSPAKTIDVTVEYQSSWRPSETDAVYRGAGTAYAGTQRIDGNHIGDAVHLQASWKITPRLSLTGRWEYFAAGQLLDEAGFTDSHYFGSWLNFRF encoded by the coding sequence ATGCCCCGTCCCACCACTCGCCTTGCCATCGGCGTCTCGCTGCTGGCGCTGACCGCCGTTCCCGCCGCCGCCCAGACGTTCACGCCGATCTCGACCGGCGTCGCCCCGCGCGGCGACGAGATCGTCGTCGTCGCCGCCTATAACGGCCCCAACAACGACGTGCGCGTGACCAAGCAGGATGTGCCGGTGCAGCCCGGCACTCCGCCGAGCGAGGCGAGCCAGGAGCGCGCCCCCGCCAACCCCGCCACGCGCACCTACCCGCGTCAGGCCGACGGGCACGGCGTCAAGCTGGGCGGCTATAATCTGTCGCGCTGGGCCGAGGACTGGCGCCAGATGCGCAACCCCAAGAAGCGCGACGATTTCCTCGATCGGCTGAAGTATCTCCCGATCGATAGCAAGGGCGACATCTACCTGACCCTGTCGGGCGAAGTCCGCATCCGCGCCGATTATTATTCGAATCCCGGCATGGTCGATTCGGAATATCGCGTGGAGGACAAGCTGCGCCTCGTCGGCGGCGCCGACCTGCATGTCGGTCCGCTGCGCTTCTATGGCGAGCTCGCGCACGGTGGCCTCGCCGGCCATAATTACGGCGTGCCCACCGCGAAATTCCGCGACGACCTGTTCGCGCAGCAGTTCTTCGGCGAAATCGGCGGCACGATCGGCCCGGTGACGCTCGGCGCGCGCTATGGCCGCCAGGAATTCACCGACGGCTCGTCGACTCTGGTCCAGCAGAAGGACAACAACTCGATCCGCACCGTCGAGCAGGGCCTGCGCGGCTGGGCACAGCTCAGCGACCTGCGCGTCGACTTGTTCGATTTCGAGCACGTCAAGCTCGGCATCGAGGGTCTCAGCGACGATATCGCCGATCCCCAGACGCGCTTCTCGGGTGTGACCGCGGGCGTGGTGCTGCGCGACGACAAGACCCACAAGTTGTTCCTCGATCCGTTCGTCTGGCGCGAGCGCAACGACAAGCAGCGCTGGGGCAGCGTTACCGCGCGCGAAGTCCGCCACTATTACGGCGCGCGCTTCTGGGGCAGCTATGACGACCTGACGCTCGACTGGACGGTCGCCCACCAGTCCGGCGACTTTGCCGGCCGTGCGGTCAGCGCGTGGAGCGCGGCCTTCGCGCAGACCTATGTCGTCGGCAAGAAGGGCTGGATGCCCAAGGTCGGCGTCCACTTCGATTACGGCAGCGGCGGCGGCAGCTTCGGCACCGGCACCATCCATGCCGCCCGCGCAGTCACCGCCGGCAGCGTCGCCTATAGCTATCAGGGCGCGCTGATGACCACCAACCTGTTCCAGGCATCGCCCAACTTCACTGTCTCGCCCGCCAAGACGATCGACGTGACGGTCGAGTATCAGAGCAGCTGGCGCCCGAGCGAGACCGATGCAGTCTATCGCGGGGCCGGCACTGCCTATGCGGGCACCCAGCGCATCGACGGCAATCATATCGGCGACGCCGTGCACCTTCAGGCGAGCTGGAAGATCACCCCGCGCCTGTCGCTGACCGGGCGCTGGGAATATTTCGCCGCGGGCCAGCTCCTCGACGAAGCAGGCTTCACCGATTCGCACTATTTCGGCAGCTGGCTCAACTTCCGCTTCTGA